A genome region from Erigeron canadensis isolate Cc75 chromosome 3, C_canadensis_v1, whole genome shotgun sequence includes the following:
- the LOC122591625 gene encoding secreted RxLR effector protein 161-like translates to MESSKPLDTPMAPTTQLSIDEEGEPMDSTKYRGMIGSLLYLTASRPDIMYSVCLCARFQENPKLSHYEAVKRIFRYIKGTMNLGLWYPKFSGVDIMCYADSDLGGSLVDRKSTSGVCAFVGLCLTSWFSKKQNSVALSTTEDEYVAAGRACAQALWMKQLFLDYNEHQNEIPIMCDNKSAIDLSKNPVLHSRTKHIEIRHHFLRDNVQKGNIVIEKVDTTENVADIFTKALKKDTFNTLRLGLGMMELII, encoded by the coding sequence atggaaTCATCTAAACCCTTAGATACACCTATGGCTCCTACGACTCAACTTAGCATTGATGAAGAAGGTGAACCCATGGATAGTACCAAATATCGTGGTATGATTGGTAGTTTATTGTATCTTACCGCTAGTAGACCGGATATAATGTATAGTGTGTGTttatgtgctagatttcaagaaAATCCTAAACTATCACATTATGAAGCGGTTAAAAGAATATTTAGATACATAAAAGGTACAATGAATCTAGGTTTATGGTATCCTAAATTTTCCGGTGTTGATATTATGTGTTATGCGGATTCCGACTTAGGTGGTTCACTTGTTGATAGAAAAAGTACTAGTGGTGTATGTGCTTTTGTGGGCTTATGTCTAACTTCATGGTTTTCTAAGAAACAAAATTCCGTTGCGCTTTCTACCACCGAAGACGAATATGTAGCCGCCGGTCGTGCTTGTGCCCAAGCACTTTGGATGAAACAACTGTTTTTAGACTATAATGAACACCAAAATGAAATTCCAATTATGTGTGATAATAAAAGTGCTATAGACTTAAGTAAAAATCCCGTCCTACATTCTAGAACTAAACATATTGAGATTAGACATCACTTTCTTAGAGATAATGTGCAAAAAGGAAATATCGTAATCGAGAAAGTTGATACAACCGAAAATGTGGCGGATATATTTACTAAGGCACTGAAAAAGGATACATTTAATACTCTTAGATTGGGCTTAGGCATGATGGAACTCATCATTTAA